GGTCTATCCAGGGAACGGATGCGTCTTTGACAGAATGGTCCCGTCTATAAAAGTGAAGCCATCAAGCAGTTAGCCCTGGAGATCAAACAATGTCTCGCATCCAACTCGCCCTTAATGTCCAAGACCTGGAAGCGGCTACTCATTTTTACAGCAAACTATTTGCCACTTAACCAGCAAAGCGCCGACCTGGGTATACCAACTTTGCGATCTCAAACCCGCCTCTCAAACTGATGTTATTCGAAAATCCCACCGCCAGACGATTATTGATCAGTTCAAGAATATTTCACAAATCGAACATTCCAGACATCGTAGTCCCGTCAACTTCTTTGTCAATATGGTCTGTGGACTGATTGCTTAGTGCCACCAACCCAAGAAGCCTTCTCTATCCATTGCTGAGTATTTACTCCCAGCCGCTTAAACCGAACTCAGGTTAGATGGACTACGATACCAACACCTTGATGGCTTATTAACCCAAATTGGGGTGTCTAGTCGCAGAAGGTGTCAACAATCAAGCTTGACGCTTAGTTTGCTATCAAGCTTGATTCCTTATTCAATGGCTTCACTTCATGAAGTGTAATTAAAGCCTGACCCGCTCAAATTCAGGTTACTTGATCCACTGACAACCGCAATAAGTTCATCAGTGCCAGGTGTTTTAAGGAAAATAGCCTGTCCAGAAGGAGTGCCTGTTGGTGATGAACCCAAACTATACTCACTGGCAAACCCATGCAAAAGGATGCGATGGGAGCGTGTCACTTTTTCAGGAGAAAAATAGAGTCAAGTTGTCGATTGAGATAGGCACAGCGATGAGCTAGGACTTTGGGGATATGTTTTTCTTGCCATTGCGCACCTGAAATCTTTGTCCTTCGGTCAATTTGCTTAACAAGCGACTCAACGGCACCAGAGCCAATGGGTATTCCCTCAGCTTGATAGTAACCATAGTTGGGAATCCGCTCTCGGTGGTCTCGCAAATACTGACAGAACCGTTTAGCCTGAGGTTTGCTCAAACCACAGAACAAATCGATGGCCTCATCAATCTTCCCTCTCCACAAAAGGTTTCAGCTTGCTGCAGCCGTTTGAGTGACCCACCGACTTTATGTAAATTCTCCATCAAGTGGAACCAGTCTAGGATCTGCTCCTGTTGAGTTGGCAGTCTCATCTGTCGGTAAAGCTTCCAAATCCCAACATGACCATCCCCAAGACAGTAAACCCTTGCAGCAAATCTGAAGCGGTTCACCGCCAGGCAGAGGGAAGTATGGTCTTGATAGTAGGCCAAGCCAACCCTATCGCCATTGATGCGAACTGCTTTATAACCACGCCAGTGGCAGGGTTCCCCTTTTGGAGTAATCAACCGAATATTGCCCCCATCTAAGCTGAGCTGAGTGACTCCTTGCGTCAAAGAGGGTGGACTGAAGGTTTGACGATGAACGAGACGCTGCTGCGTTTTGGAGCTGACTGTGATACCCGTTAAAACTGCTAGATCCTCTGATGCATGGGCATAGGAAACATTGGCACTAATACGCAGGGCGCACATCTCTAAGTAGGGGCTTAACTGACTGTTGGGCTTGACCTTGAGGGCTGTTGCTTGGGTCCGAGTGAGGTTGAGTTTGCCCAGAATGCTTTTTAAGGTCCGTCGATATTCTCCGACATCTGGCGGGCTAACTTGGTCGATAAAAAAAGACCCATTTGAGGCGACACATGAGTTTGCAGTTGAGTCCGAACGGTGCATTCAATCTCTGCCAAAGTATTCATGGGCAGAGACTGGGATTGGGAGTCTTGATACAGCAGTTCTGAAATGCGTGTGACGCAAGCATTGAATTCTTGTTCTTCTTCTGGTGTCATAGTCAATAAGAGGGATCATCTAAGATCAATTATCATTTTCCTCTCAAAGAAGTGACACGCTCCCGATGCGATCCCCTTCAGCAACCTTAAATCCCTCAATATGGGCGTAATCTCCCTTACCAAGGGTATTATTTCTGCCGTCATCATAAAACGATTGAGATTGGTTGCCTAGAATATACAAATCCCCACCAGGGCCGCCCTTGAGTTTATCTATCTGAGATTTAGAAGTACTTGAATTGGTTGCTATACCAGTCAAGACATCACGACCATTGCCTCCATAAAGGGAGTCATTGCCCAGGCCGCCAAACATTGTGTCATTCCCTTTATGGCCGACCAATTTGTCGCGACCAGAGCCTCCATATAGCCGATCATTACCATCTCTACCGAGCAGCAGATCATTATCACCATCGCCATAAAGAGAATCATTACCTTGAGCACCATCGAGCGTGTCTCGATTACTTCCACCTCGAAGCCGATCCTTGCCAATCTCTCCAAACAGCCGATCCTTGCCTGCTCCTCCTTCTAAATAATCGTTTCCGTTGCCCCCTCTAATCAGATCGTTGCCTAATTCCCCTTTCAGCCGATCATTTCCCTCCCCGCCATTGAGGAGATCATTTCCGGCTTGACCGTAGATAGAATCGGAACCGTTCCCTCCAGATAAAGTATCAGCCCCATTCGCACCTTTAATCGTGTCATTTCCTGCCAAACCTGCTATGTTGTCAGGCTTATTCGTCCCATTTAGTAAATCATTGCCTGCGGTAGCAGTATTTGTAGAAGGTCGGCTGTTTGACGGAGGATTGGTTTGACTATCTGTTTGCGCAACATAGTTGCCTGGATTAGCGCCCGCACCAAAGACTTGGGTCCAATAATGAGAATAATTTACGCTTCCCTTATCGTTATTCAAAGCGTGGTACCCCAGCCCCATATGGGTAAAGCTGGAGTTGAGGATATTCGCTCGATGTCCTGAACTGCGCATCCATCCTTGAAAGACAGCTTCAGGCGTAGTCTGCCCTGCAGCAATATTTTCACCCCATGTAGACCATCCTGTATATCCAGCAGCCTCAATCCGATCTCCTGCACTCGTTCCTGTTTGCGGATCGGTATGACTGAAGAAATCACCCGTCGCCATGCGGGTAGAGTGCCCATCCGCTGCTTGATCTAATTTCTGACTTAAAGATAAGGTATTCAACCCGGCTTTAGATCGTTCCTGATTAACCAGACTCAAAATCTTCTGGTCAAATTTGTCTCGATTTAAGATCGCCATGTTGTTCTGTTTAATTAGTCAACATTGACAAACTATTACTACTATGTGAAGATGCGGTGAAACACGAATTTAATTAACTTTTAAATACGCTTTTTTCTGTATAAAATAAATAATTTATATTGGTTTATTATATTTTTTTGATTAAAAAATATTGCTGAGGCAATGGATGCAATCTTCTGTTGAATTAAGTATTTAGAGGATTTACAGGCTGAATATAACATTAGACTTAGATGAAAATATGATATTTGAAGTGCTTCCCAGTATTAAAATTGTGTGTTTACTGAAATCTAGGATAGATCTAATCAAAAAAATATTCTGTTTTTAATTTACTGAAGGTAAAGTATCGATATTCGCTAGGCTGTTAAAATAGTATATCTCAATAAAAACTCAATCTTCTTGGATATCTGACACAACTTATAAATATCCTGATATCAATAGAGCAAAAATCAATAGGATTCAGATCTGAACTAATAGGACCCAACCCAGGGTTGTTTTACGTTCCTCCTAGAAAAAATAGGATGGTTCTACTGACCAACAGTAGAGAGACCGATGAGCCATCTAATTGATACATTGAAGCAAGTCCCTGATTTCCGCAGTGCCCGTGGCCGTACTCATCCGTTATGGCTGCTGTTGCTGTTGATGGTGATGGGTATGCTTGCTGGATACCAGGGATATCGCCCCTTAGAAACCTTTACGAGCGATTATCGCCAGCCTTTAAGTGAGCTATTGGGGCTTGAGAGCCTCGAAGTTCCGTCTCACTGTACCTTTCGTCGAGTGATGAAGGGTCTTGACTTCCAAGCGTTGAGCCACCAATTTGAAGCATGGATGCTCTCGAAAGCCCAGACTCACTCTCCCGATAATTATGCAGCCTCCATTGATGGCAAACGGATTCGTCAGGGGCTGACAGATGCCAAGGGGAAGCAGCGTTTTGTAGGGTTGGTGAGTTTATTTGCGGTGGAAGCAGGCATCACCCTCAAGCTCGAAGCCCTCACTCAGGAGGATAATAGCGAAATCAAAGTCGTCCAGGCACTGTTGGAAACCCTTCAACTCGATGGCTTGCTGATTACCATGGATGCCTTACACGCCCAAAAAACACTTGAGAAGATTGTGGCCTCGGGTAACGACTATCTTGTGGCGGTCAAATCCAATCAGGGAAGACTTTACGACCACCTCCAGACTTACTTTGAGTGTCTTAAACCCATGGCTGAGCACATCCACTCCGCCCAAAGTAGAGGACGAGATGAACATCGGTGTATACAGGTTTATGAGCCTGTCGGCATAGCCCTACAAGAATGGGAGGCAATTCGCTCTGTGCTTTGTGTCCAACGATGGGGCACTCGCAAAGGAAAGGAGTATCACAATACGGCCTATTACATCAGTTCAGCTGCCACCTCACCCCAGCATTGGCAATCTCTGGTCCGAGAACATTGGGGCATTGAAAATCGGTTGCATTGGCCGAAGGATGTTGTTTTTGGCGAAGATGATTATCGACTCGAAGATGAACAAGCACTGCTCAATTGGTCAGTGCTTAGAACTATTGGGATTAATATCCTGCGGCTAAACGACTATCAATCCCTCAAAACCGCGATGACTAAGCTGGCTAATCGGGTCGATATTATTTTTTCGCTGCTAACTTAAAACAGCCCTGGCTTGGTCCCTAGTATCAAACGCTTAAAGCTGTTTTATGGAAATAAGACACGATCCCTATTGCTGAGTTTGTTGTGCTTGCGGTTGCAGGAAGAAAGGGTTTACTGAGCTGGGAGGAGATTGAGTAATCTACACAATACTTGATCTAGGAGTAATGGCAATCAGACTGCCTATCAACCAGCGAGTCGATTCTTCTGACACACTAATTTGCAAGCTAAATGCTGGCTTCTTCGTTTGGCTTTTCATTGAATATTACTAGTAATTCCTATTTCAAGCATTATGAGAGTCTTCAGGTGTTTCTATTTGTCGATTTTTCGCCTTATGGATGGCAGTCCTAGATTATCTAAAGGAATCTGGATATAGTTAGCTAAAATTAATTCCAATACTTCCTGCACCATACGCAGTTGGATATACCAACTGGGTCTTTGCTCACTTTTCATTCGTTTTTTGAGCAGAACTAGATTTGCTACATACTCTTCTGGGAAAACAACAATAAGTTGTCCTGTTAATGAGATATTGAGTGGACTACGGGATTTGAGAAGAACAAGTAAGAAGATACCTGCTGAAACGGTCGGGATGAGTAGATAGATCAATTCCCATTGCAGATGTGTTGTTGTGATGCGGGAAGCAACAATGATTTCTAATTTTTGGCGTGTTTGCTGCAGAATCGCCTGTGCAATTTTGGGGTCATTGATTTGAGCAAATGCGGCTGCAACCTCTCTCAGAGCATAGGATTTGTAACTTGGGTTATCAATTTTTTCGGCAACGGTTAGGGCATTTTTCAAGCCTTCCTGGGCGAGTTTCGGGTCATTGATTTGAGCAAATGCGGCTGTAATCTCTCTTAGGGCATCGGATTTGATACTTGGGTTATCAATTTTTTCGGCGACGGTTAGGGCATTTTTCAAGCCTTCATGGGCGAGTTTCGGGTCATTGATTTGACCATAGGCGGCTGTAATCTCTCTTAGGGCATCGGATTTGGAATACAGGTTATCAATCTTTTCGGCGACGGCTAGGGCATTTTTCAAGCCTTCCTGGGCGAGTTTCGGGTCATTGATTTGACCATAGGCGGCTGCAATCGCTCTCAGGGAAGAGGATTTGTAACTTGGGTTATCAATTTTTTCAGCGACGGCTAGGGCATTTTTTAATCCTTCCTGGGCGAGTTTGGGGTCATTGATTTGACCATAGGTGTCTGCAATCATGCTCAGGGCAGAGGTTTGGGAACTTGGGTTATCAATCTTTTCGGCGACGGTTAGAGCATTTTTCAAGACTTTCTGGGCGAGTTTGAGGTCATTGATTTGACCATAGGCGGCTGCAATCGCACTCAGGGCATAGGATTGGGAACTTGGGTTGTCAATTTTTCGGCGACGGTTAGAGCATTTTCAAGACTTTCTGGGCGAGTTTGGGGTCATTGATTTGACCATAGGCGGCTGCAATCGCTCTCAGGGCATAGGATTGGGAACTTGGGTTGTCAATTTTTTCGGCGACGGTTAGAGCATTTTTCAAGACTTTCTGGGCGAGTTTGGGGTCATTGATTTGACCATAGGCGGCTGCAATCGCTCTCAGGGCATCGGATTGGGAACTTGGGTTGTCAATTTTTTCAGCGACGGCTAGGGCATTTTTTAATCCTTCCTGGGCGAGTTTGAGGTCATTGATTTGACCATAGTCGGCTGCAATCGCTCTCAGGGCATCGGATTGGGAACTTGGGTTGTCAATTTTTTCGGCGACGGTTAGAGCATTTTTCAATCTTTCCTGGGCGAGTTTGGGGTTATTGATTTGACCATAGGCGGCTGCAATCGCTCTCAGGGCATCGGATTTGATACTTGGGTCATCAATTTTTTCGGTGACGGTTAGGGTATTTTTTAATCCTTCCTGGGCGAGTTTGGGGTCATTGATTTGACCATAGGCGGCTGCAATCGCTCTCAGGGAATAGGATTGAGAACTTGAGTCATCAATTTTTTCGGCGACGGTTAGGGCATTTTTCAAGCCTTCATGGGCGAGTTTGGGGTCATTGATTTGACCATAGGCGGCTGCAATCGCTCTCAGGACATCGGATTTAGAAGACGGGTTATCAATTTTTTCGGTGACGGTTAGGGTATGTTTTAATCCTTCCTGGGCGAGTTTGGGGTCATTGATTTGACCATAGGCGGCTGCAATCGCGCTCAGGGTAGAGAATTTGGAATATGAGTCATGAATTTTTTCGGTGACGGTTAGGGTATGTTTTAATCCTTCCTGGGCGAGTTTGGGGTCATTGATTTGACCATAGGCGGCTGCAATCACACTCAGGGTAGAGGATTTGGAATATGAGTCATGAATTTTTTCGGTGACGGTTAGGGTATTTTTCAAGCCTTCATGGGCGAGTTTGGGGTCATTGATTTGACCATAGGCGGCTGCAATCGCGCTCAGGGTAGAGGGTTTGGAATATGGGTCATCAATTTTTTCGGCGACGGTTAGGGTATTTTTCAACCCTTCATGGACGAGTTTGGGGTCATTGATTTGACCATAGGCAGCTGCAATCGCGCTCAGGGCATCGGATTTGGAACTTGGGTCATCAATTTTTTCTACTTGCTGGAGCGCTTGCTGAAATATCTCCTGTATATGCTGATAATCCCCAAGATTAACCTCTTCTAGCAATCCTTTAATTCTAAGTTCTTGAAAGCGTGAAGAAAGTCGCGATAGCTCTTCCTGACGTTCAATTTGCTCTTGATATGTAGAATGTTGCTTCCACTGATTCTGAAACGCATATATGCGAAGAACGGAACAGCTAAGCGCAATAACTCCCCCAGCAGTTAACAACCCTCGCTTTAACCAGAATCTCCTAAGCATCTTTCTCTGTTCACATATGTTTTTCATGTTCAAACCACCCCTAGACAAGCTATCCCTGACCCGATCGCTGAGCCAACCTTAACCGATATTGCTGGATTCCACTGAGGGTATTGGCCCCCACCCCTGTAACCTTGTAATACTTGCGACGAGCACCACCAGAGTCATCCACCTCATCCCCCCATCGCCAGGAGATTAAGCCCTTCTTCTCCAGACGGTTTAGAGCTGGATATAAACTACCGAAACTTAGCGTGATCGGCCTGCCCTGATTCAGTTCATCCAAAATCTCTAAGCCATAGAACTCTCGCCCCAAAAGAACCGTGAGGATATCTTCATCGATTGCAGACAATCGCACAGGCTTTTCTGTTTGCGGTTTATCTTTGCGCTTTTGTGCCATTAGTTTCTTCGATCACTCGAAATCTATTTTTTTCAACTATTATATATTTTTATAGTAGTTGGCGTTACTCTAACACATTTCTCAGAAGTTGGTGGCAAGTCCTCCTATAAAGTCACCCAAATTTGGCATCAACCAGCAAGCAGCGCCAGCTTAACTGCACCCAGCTTCAATAAAAAGAAAGAGTAAAAGCTTTTCTGTATAAGAGATTGAGAGTTCTATTTACTCGTATCCGGATGGTTTTGTAGACTCTGCAAATCCAAAGCTAAAAACCGATCCAATGGTCGGTACATCCAATACATCGAACTCGTCGAATCTAGACTTGTCTTTTGAAAACCCAACATCACCCCCATCTTTTCGTATAGGGGGTGAATGACTAAGGTATGTAGGTCACAGAGATTTGGAAAATCCTGTTGCATGCGCCGCAAGGTTTCTTGGGTATCGATTAGAAACGGGATTTGATAGTGGTCCCAATAAAGCGGGTCAATCATCCAGCTGCGCACATACACCGACACACAGTTTGAATCGCCCGGCGTTGCCATTTGGAATGGATCGACCTCCGTCAGGGTACTCAAATGCAGACCCTTACTGGGTGCTGAAAAGAAATTGATATCAGATTCACTATCCGTTGGGTATAGCAAATAAAAGCCCACTGGATTCAGGGTATTCACCTGCCGCAACACCCTCATCCCGGTTCCATACTGCTTGGCCCATTGCCGAAGTCTCAACATAATTCGGTGTGGTGCCGTTTCCGAGTTTTGGTTCATCCAGTTGTAGTTCCGGGCCAGCAAGTTCGCCACTGGAATCGCATCACAGCGAGGGTCAAAATCATCAGTTTTTAGCTCGACGGTTTCTTCTGAGGTATCCCACCCTTCTGGCATCGGCTGAATTTCGATCCAGGTAGTATTGCCATCAAACTGCTTTTGGACCAAACCGAGGGCTGCAAGCTTATCCAGCATCATCCCAGCAGCGCGATCGCTCCCTTGGTCCTTATCAAAGTAAAACAAGTCTGCCGCTTGTCGATGGGTACAAATGACTTTTTGAGTGGGCAAGACCAAATCTTTCAGGGGAGGCCGCAAACGGGGTTGGTCCGCCAGTTGCTCCTGCACTAGGGCATAAATCCAGAGGCGGACAAAGCTCTCAGCCCGCACCCGTGTCAGACCGACTCGCTGAATCAATTTCTCCACGGTTTGCTGTTGTTGTTCAGGGGGCCACCACTGATCTAGATCTTCAGTATTCAAGGACTTCACCTCACTTCACCCTACTTCAGTATAGTTCTTGGCCCTGATATTGCTTCAAAGCTCTACGGTGCAGTCATTGTGGCCTCACCAGCGCAGAAGCCAGAATGCAATTAATCAAATCAAGCCCAACGGAGGCCATCATGAGCGACAAACAAATCACCACCCCCACAGTTCACACCAGTGCTTGGATTGCTCAAACCTGGATTTCTTTTACTGTTTCTATTGCCGCTACCGCCATCGGTATTGTCTATATGCCCGTTAACCCTTGGATGAAGGGCTACTTGGGCATGGGCACCTTATTCTCCATCGGCTCCACCATCAGCTTGTCCAAGACTATCCGCGACGTGGAAGAGTCGAAGCGGGTGCTCAGCCGTCTGGATGAAGCCAAGTTGGAAAAGCTATTAGCCGAGCATGACCCCTTCAACAAAGTGGTTTAGCCTCTTATCTCATTCAAATCAACACTACTACAGGACTTTCAATATGCTTCTGTCTCACCCCCTCACGACGTCCCGCAATGTCTTCAGTATTGGTAAGGGCGTTATTTCCCTCCTGCGCAATCCCAGCAATACCCAGTCTGTCTATGACATTGAAGACGGGCTCTACGGTAGCCAAGCCA
The genomic region above belongs to Acaryochloris sp. CCMEE 5410 and contains:
- a CDS encoding CAP domain-containing protein, with protein sequence MAILNRDKFDQKILSLVNQERSKAGLNTLSLSQKLDQAADGHSTRMATGDFFSHTDPQTGTSAGDRIEAAGYTGWSTWGENIAAGQTTPEAVFQGWMRSSGHRANILNSSFTHMGLGYHALNNDKGSVNYSHYWTQVFGAGANPGNYVAQTDSQTNPPSNSRPSTNTATAGNDLLNGTNKPDNIAGLAGNDTIKGANGADTLSGGNGSDSIYGQAGNDLLNGGEGNDRLKGELGNDLIRGGNGNDYLEGGAGKDRLFGEIGKDRLRGGSNRDTLDGAQGNDSLYGDGDNDLLLGRDGNDRLYGGSGRDKLVGHKGNDTMFGGLGNDSLYGGNGRDVLTGIATNSSTSKSQIDKLKGGPGGDLYILGNQSQSFYDDGRNNTLGKGDYAHIEGFKVAEGDRIGSVSLL
- a CDS encoding ISAs1 family transposase gives rise to the protein MSHLIDTLKQVPDFRSARGRTHPLWLLLLLMVMGMLAGYQGYRPLETFTSDYRQPLSELLGLESLEVPSHCTFRRVMKGLDFQALSHQFEAWMLSKAQTHSPDNYAASIDGKRIRQGLTDAKGKQRFVGLVSLFAVEAGITLKLEALTQEDNSEIKVVQALLETLQLDGLLITMDALHAQKTLEKIVASGNDYLVAVKSNQGRLYDHLQTYFECLKPMAEHIHSAQSRGRDEHRCIQVYEPVGIALQEWEAIRSVLCVQRWGTRKGKEYHNTAYYISSAATSPQHWQSLVREHWGIENRLHWPKDVVFGEDDYRLEDEQALLNWSVLRTIGINILRLNDYQSLKTAMTKLANRVDIIFSLLT
- a CDS encoding PadR family transcriptional regulator, whose product is MAQKRKDKPQTEKPVRLSAIDEDILTVLLGREFYGLEILDELNQGRPITLSFGSLYPALNRLEKKGLISWRWGDEVDDSGGARRKYYKVTGVGANTLSGIQQYRLRLAQRSGQG
- a CDS encoding YiaA/YiaB family inner membrane protein, translating into MSDKQITTPTVHTSAWIAQTWISFTVSIAATAIGIVYMPVNPWMKGYLGMGTLFSIGSTISLSKTIRDVEESKRVLSRLDEAKLEKLLAEHDPFNKVV